From a single Nicotiana tomentosiformis chromosome 2, ASM39032v3, whole genome shotgun sequence genomic region:
- the LOC104110125 gene encoding uncharacterized protein — MEYKQLWHFRSTQSLWNSFLKAKYCQISNHISKILDTGQSQAWKRLTFNKKEAKTNFQWRLQYGNCSFWWDNWFRLGPLAAHRNEGGRPGNVSVSYFWNNGQWNLQRLNESAPAHMIPLIIQTPIFFNNNLQYEVIWTPTTDGRVLAFSNPTVTRCVCFSVHSNEIVDHLFSVGNFARIVWRKFGGPVRIQTEDMPLRILLMKWWLLSSHNKVQKLILHTMPIIICWNLWKNRCSAKYGAKSSSLTRVLFSINSNINLLLRANFPEIKWPLNWQELYPFIENLQHQTISTQVVWNKPIHGFVKINSDGSELTNPGKIGAGVIIRDHNCAFIHAIAAPLGEGTNNFAEIEAALLGIQWCLNNGFTKVQW; from the exons ATGGAATACAAACAATTGTGGCATTTTAGATCTACTCAATCTTTGTGGAATAGCTTTCTTAAAGCCAAGTACTGTCAAATATCTAATCACATCTCCAAAATATTGGATACAGGGCAATCACAAGCATGGAAAAGATTGACTTTTAACAAGAAAGAAGCTAAAACGAACTTCCAATGGAGACTTCAATATGGAAATTGCAGCTTCTGGTGGGATAACTGGTTTAGGTTAGGTCCTCTAGCAGCTCACAGAAATGAAGGAGGCAGACCTGGGAATGTTTCAGTCTCCTACTTCTGGAACAATGGCCAGTGGAACCTTCAAAGACTCAATGAGAGTGCACCAGCTCACATGATCCCTCTGATCATTCAGACCCCTATCTTCTTCAACAACAACTTGCAATATGAAGTTATTTGGACCCCTACTACTGATGGCAG GGTGCTAGCTTTTAGCAATCCTACTGTTACTAGGTGTGTTTGCTTCTCTGTTCATTCCAATGAAATAGTCGACCATCTCTTTAGTGTGGGTAACTTTGCCAGAATTGTGTGGAGGAAATTTGGAGGTCCAGTTAGAATTCAAACTGAAGACATGCCACTCAGAATACTACTGATGAAGTGGTGGCTTCTTAGCAGTCACAATAAAGTACAAAAGCTCATCCTACACACCATGCCTATCATAATTTGTTGGAATTTGTGGAAGAATAGGTGCAGTGCCAAATATGGAGCCAAATCCTCCTCTTTGACCAGAGTTTTATTCTCCATTAACTCAAACATCAACTTGTTGCTTAGAGCCAACTTTCCAGAAATCAAATGGCCCCTCAACTGGCAGGAGTTATACCCTTTCATTGAGAAcctccaacatcaaaccatctCCACTCAGGTAGTTTGGAATAAGCCAATTCATGGCTTTGTGAAGATCAACAGTGATGGGAGTGAACTCACAAACCCAGGAAAGATTGGAGCAGGGGTGATTATTAGAGATCACAACTGTGCATTTATCCATGCCATAGCTGCTCCTTTAGGGGAAGGTACCAACAATTTTGCAGAAATAGAAGCAGCTCTTTTAGGAATCCAGTGGTGCTTGAATAATGGATTCACTAAGGTCCAATGGTAA